The nucleotide sequence CCTTAAGTTGTTCGACTACATATTGCTTAAATTCAAAGTACTTCTTTTGCCGATTAGCTTTTTCTTCAGCAGTAATTGTTTCGACGGCCTTTGCAAAACCCGCAATTGCTGGTACGTTTTCAGTACCTGCGCGCCGCTTGTCCTCTTGTTGGCCACCCTTAACAAAGCTAGGGAAGTTAATTCCCGTTCGCTTGTAGAGAAAGCCAATCATCTTAGGTCCATTGATTTTATGGGCTGAAGTTGATAACAGATCAATATAATCGCGCTCAACATCAATATCCAATAAACCATATGCCTGCACTGCATCTGTGTGGAACCAAGCTTGGTGGTCTTTTAACAATTCACCAATTTCGTGAATTGGCATTACGGAACCAACCTCATTATTTCCCATCATAATTGAGACCAAAATTGTATCATCAGTCAAGGCAGCTTTGAAATCGGCCATGGAGATGTTGCCATTTTCATCAACAGGTAAGTAAGTAACTTTAAATCCTTGTTTTTCTAGAGCCTTCATTGGCTGCAATACAGCTTCATGCTCAATTGCTGTTGTGATAATGTGCTTACCTAATTCCTTACGGGAATTTGCGGTTTGCATAATTGCAGTATTGTCACTTTCAGAACCACCACTAGTAAACACAATTTCTTCTGCATCGGCATTGATACTTTTAGCAATTGTTTCTCTAGCGGATTCCATTACTGACTTCGCCTCACGGCCTAACCCATACAGCGTTGATGCATTACCGTAAACGTTTTTATACTTGTCCATCATTTCGGCATAGACTTCATCTGACAACCTGGTTGTGGCCGCATTATCTAAATAAATCTCTTCCAAAATTTTCACTTCCTTGATGATTGTTCCTGGAATAAGTTAAGTAACATTTGTCCTGAGCGTTTTCCCGCATCAATAATAAATTCATCAAACGATTGGTCAGCATCTTCGTCCCCAACATCTGACATTGCTCGAATCACTGCATAGGGAATGCCGTTTTCATAAGCAACTTGGCCAATCGCGGCGCCTTCCATCTCACAACACATTGCGTCTGGAAAGTTGTTTTTAATCGTTGCTATTTTTTTAGAATCGGCAATAAATTGGTCACCAGAAACGATTAATCCCTTTTGTGACTCCATTCCGCTAGCTTTCGCTGCAGCCATGATTTCATCAACTAGTTCAGGATCAGCATCAAATCTGGCAGGTAGTCCAGGTAGTTGGCCAACTTCATAGCCTGAAGCGGTCACGTCAACGTCGTGATAGGCAGTTTGACTAGATACCACTACTTCTCCAACTGAAAGGCCTTCACCGATTCCGCCAGCTGAGCCGGAGTTAATTAAGGCATCGACCTCAAATTCATTAATTAAAATTGAAGCCGTAATTCCAGCTTGGACTTTACCAATTCCTGATTGAACAATGATCACTGCCTGTCCAAAAATTGACCCTCCAAAAAACTCAGTATGGCCAACTTGTTTGCTAATTTCGTTATCTAAATTACTCTTTAGGATGGCAAGTTCTTCATCCATTGCGCAAATAATTCCGTATATCATAATTTTCTCCTAGTTCACAAAAAACAATATTAAATAGACAATAATGATCAACACAATCAATACACCAATTGAGATGTTAAGTCGGCGATTAATTCTTAGCCAACGTGGTGTCTTATAATCCTCGTTGTTGGTTGGTTGAGTTTCCCCAGGGCTAACTCTTGAAACCCGTTCTGAGGGTTCAAAATCGCCTGGATTTAGATCATCATCTTTTTGTTGGGGGCGTTTATTCCCCCGAATTTTTCTATATTGTCTTCTAGTAAGATTTTCTGGTTCTTGGTTATTTTGGTTATCAGCCATATTATCACCTACTTCTGTTGATCAAGCATCTGCCAGTACAGGATTGCAGTGATTGTCTTGGCATCCTCAATTTCACCGCTCTTAACCATTTTAAGTGCTTCTGGCAATGATACAGTTGATAGTTCTAAGAACTCACCTTTGTCACGGGGAAGTTCATCTTCAACCGGCTTTAAATCAGAAGCTAAGTATAACTCCATGAATTCGTCACTAAAACCAACAGTCGAATAAAAGCCACACAACCGCTCAACGTGATTAGGCACCATCCGAATTTCTTCGTTTAGTTCCCGATAAACAGCGTGATCCAGATTTGCCTCATCTCTGCTATCAACTTTTCCGGCTGGAATTTCCAAGACTGTCTTTGCAACTGGTGCCCGCCATTGACGTTCCAAAATCATTTCATTTTGATCAGTTAAAGCCAAAATCCCCACTGCTTTTGCATGACGAACTATATCTCTATGACTTATCTGGCCATCTGGTAACTCAACTTTTTGACGAACAACGTTGATAATTGCGCCGTCGTATACTTCTTCCGTTGATAAAACTTTTTCTTCAAAATCCACAAAATCACCCATTTTCATCGTTAAAACCATTTTACATAGAAAAATTGCTGAATGCAATCCACCAAATAATTAGTCTTCAATGATTGAAATTTTAGCTCCTTGAGGGCCCTTTTTTCCTGGTGCTGTCACAAATTCTACCCGTTTACCGGCGGCAATTTGATAGATTTGGTCAGATCTTACAGCATCCTTAAAGAAAAACAAATCTTCTTCTTCATCATCTTGATCAATAAATCCGAACGCATTCTTTTCGTTGTAACTCTTAATCGTTCCTTTTAACATAATATTTCCTCCTTAAATAAATA is from Lentilactobacillus curieae and encodes:
- a CDS encoding cysteine desulfurase family protein is translated as MEEIYLDNAATTRLSDEVYAEMMDKYKNVYGNASTLYGLGREAKSVMESARETIAKSINADAEEIVFTSGGSESDNTAIMQTANSRKELGKHIITTAIEHEAVLQPMKALEKQGFKVTYLPVDENGNISMADFKAALTDDTILVSIMMGNNEVGSVMPIHEIGELLKDHQAWFHTDAVQAYGLLDIDVERDYIDLLSTSAHKINGPKMIGFLYKRTGINFPSFVKGGQQEDKRRAGTENVPAIAGFAKAVETITAEEKANRQKKYFEFKQYVVEQLKDKGIEFEINGEIKPDNLNHVLNIWLKGVSTYVMQTNLDLAGIAVSGGSACTAGSIEPSHVLVAMYGEDSPRIGESIRISFGRYTTKDDLTKLVEAIANTISRLEKRGVKN
- a CDS encoding 5'-methylthioadenosine/adenosylhomocysteine nucleosidase, encoding MIYGIICAMDEELAILKSNLDNEISKQVGHTEFFGGSIFGQAVIIVQSGIGKVQAGITASILINEFEVDALINSGSAGGIGEGLSVGEVVVSSQTAYHDVDVTASGYEVGQLPGLPARFDADPELVDEIMAAAKASGMESQKGLIVSGDQFIADSKKIATIKNNFPDAMCCEMEGAAIGQVAYENGIPYAVIRAMSDVGDEDADQSFDEFIIDAGKRSGQMLLNLFQEQSSRK
- a CDS encoding NUDIX domain-containing protein, whose translation is MDFEEKVLSTEEVYDGAIINVVRQKVELPDGQISHRDIVRHAKAVGILALTDQNEMILERQWRAPVAKTVLEIPAGKVDSRDEANLDHAVYRELNEEIRMVPNHVERLCGFYSTVGFSDEFMELYLASDLKPVEDELPRDKGEFLELSTVSLPEALKMVKSGEIEDAKTITAILYWQMLDQQK
- a CDS encoding cold-shock protein; protein product: MLKGTIKSYNEKNAFGFIDQDDEEEDLFFFKDAVRSDQIYQIAAGKRVEFVTAPGKKGPQGAKISIIED